The following proteins are co-located in the Spirosoma montaniterrae genome:
- the gnd gene encoding phosphogluconate dehydrogenase (NAD(+)-dependent, decarboxylating), translating to MHIGFVGLGKMGFNLVTNLINHGHTVVGYDINEELAKAIETVGAKGVTSLTDMYNSLPEKRYLWLMIPAGPLIDNVIEQLLAVMQPGDVVIDGGNSHYQDSIRRHAYLKEKGIGFLDCGTSGGISGALNGACTMVGGDPDVIEPLHQVFDDISVDNGYLYTGPAGSGHFVKMVHNGIEYGMMQSIAEGFEVLEKSPFPFNHAEVARMWSHGSVIRGWLMELTENAFRKDANLDGIKGRMFSSGEGKWTLETALDLGVPTPVIALSLLTRYRSLQDDTFTGKVVAALRNEFGGHAVAKN from the coding sequence ATGCACATTGGATTCGTTGGCTTAGGCAAAATGGGGTTTAACCTCGTTACCAATCTCATAAATCACGGGCATACCGTGGTTGGGTATGACATTAACGAAGAACTGGCGAAAGCAATAGAAACTGTTGGCGCAAAGGGAGTTACATCGTTGACCGATATGTACAACTCCCTGCCCGAAAAGCGATACCTATGGCTCATGATTCCGGCTGGCCCATTAATCGACAATGTAATTGAGCAACTGCTGGCCGTTATGCAGCCCGGCGACGTTGTTATCGACGGGGGTAATTCGCACTATCAGGACTCAATTCGCCGACACGCATACCTGAAAGAAAAAGGTATTGGTTTCCTCGACTGTGGCACAAGCGGTGGCATTAGTGGCGCACTTAATGGTGCCTGCACAATGGTTGGTGGCGACCCCGACGTGATTGAGCCACTGCACCAGGTATTCGATGATATTTCGGTTGATAACGGCTATCTGTATACCGGACCGGCAGGTAGCGGCCACTTTGTGAAAATGGTACACAACGGCATCGAATACGGTATGATGCAGTCGATTGCCGAAGGTTTTGAGGTGCTGGAAAAAAGTCCGTTTCCGTTCAACCATGCCGAAGTGGCCCGCATGTGGAGCCACGGTTCGGTTATTCGCGGCTGGCTGATGGAACTGACAGAGAACGCTTTCCGTAAAGACGCCAATTTAGACGGCATCAAAGGGCGCATGTTCTCATCGGGCGAAGGCAAATGGACGCTCGAAACAGCCCTCGACCTGGGCGTACCGACGCCCGTTATCGCGCTCTCATTGCTGACCCGCTATCGGTCGTTGCAGGACGATACGTTTACGGGAAAAGTTGTTGCAGCCCTACGAAACGAGTTTGGCGGCCACGCTGTAGCAAAAAATTAG
- a CDS encoding fatty acid desaturase family protein, producing the protein MKVLSTIHDPVFTARSYNSVDRFFLKLIKDERDLPFIYLTLKITFTLIPLAVLLFVVPVFSGLWWAIAAVHFFISNFRFKGPFGLMLHCTSHRPFFKPEYGWLNNYLPWIVAPFFGHTPETYYSHHIGMHHPENNLEDDESSTMAFQRDSFRSFLAYFGQFFVRGVYDLLNYLNWKNRSKLARRALVGEITFALICGGLLLLNWPAAVLVFFFPLVIYRLIAMLGNWTQHAFVDANDPGNAYKNSITCINVKYNKKCWNDGYHISHHVRPAMHWTEHPTFFQKTIDKYAHNRAIIFDGLDFLQIFFYLMNKRYDVLAAHMVNLNGTTFADEADAIELLRYRTQRIPVRQLVPVLND; encoded by the coding sequence ATGAAAGTATTGAGCACTATCCACGATCCTGTTTTCACGGCTCGCTCCTACAATTCGGTTGATCGCTTCTTTCTGAAACTTATTAAAGATGAGCGTGATCTGCCGTTCATCTATCTAACCCTGAAAATTACTTTCACGCTGATTCCGCTGGCGGTGCTGCTGTTTGTAGTGCCGGTGTTCAGCGGCCTATGGTGGGCTATTGCTGCCGTTCATTTTTTTATCAGCAACTTTCGGTTCAAAGGGCCGTTCGGACTAATGCTACACTGCACGAGTCATCGCCCGTTTTTCAAGCCCGAATACGGCTGGCTGAACAATTACCTGCCGTGGATCGTGGCTCCGTTCTTCGGACATACGCCCGAAACTTATTACAGCCACCATATCGGGATGCACCATCCTGAGAATAACCTCGAAGACGATGAAAGCAGTACGATGGCTTTTCAGCGCGATAGTTTCCGCAGCTTTCTGGCTTACTTCGGGCAGTTCTTTGTGCGCGGTGTGTATGATCTGCTCAATTATCTGAACTGGAAAAATCGCTCGAAACTGGCCCGGCGTGCACTCGTCGGCGAAATTACGTTTGCCCTCATTTGTGGCGGCTTACTGCTGCTGAACTGGCCCGCTGCGGTACTGGTGTTTTTCTTTCCGCTCGTTATTTATCGCTTGATTGCCATGCTCGGCAACTGGACGCAGCATGCCTTTGTCGATGCCAATGATCCGGGGAATGCGTATAAAAACAGCATCACCTGCATCAACGTCAAATACAACAAAAAATGCTGGAACGACGGCTATCACATTAGCCACCACGTTCGGCCTGCTATGCACTGGACCGAACACCCTACTTTTTTCCAGAAAACCATTGATAAATACGCTCACAATCGGGCTATCATCTTCGACGGACTGGACTTCCTGCAAATCTTCTTTTACCTCATGAACAAACGGTACGACGTGCTGGCCGCACATATGGTAAACCTGAACGGCACCACCTTTGCCGATGAGGCCGACGCCATCGAGCTACTTCGCTACCGCACGCAGCGCATCCCTGTCCGCCAACTGGTGCCGGTGTTGAATGATTGA